The DNA region GGACTTCATGGGGAACCACTACGCGAAACCGATCACGTCCGCCTCGAGCGACGAACTCGAGGAGTTCCGTTCGGAGTACTTCGTTCGCAACGCCTGGCCCTCCGAGGAACAGCGCGACGCGTTAGACGACTCTCTCGAGCGTATTTACGAGACGGCCGAAAAACCGGTGCCCGAATTCCGGTCGGAACCGTCTCAGTGATGTCAGAACGGGTTTTCAGTAACTGTTCTCGATGATCTCGCCGATCTCGTCGGCGCGGTCGTCGCCCGTGACGACCTTCGAAAGCGACCACTCGAGACCGTCGAGGACGGCCTCGTAGCCGTCGTCGGTCAGTTCGTACTGGTTGGTTCGCTTGTCGAGTTCACTCTTTTCGACCAGGCCCAGGTCGACGAGTTCGTCGAGGTTGGGGTAGAGTCGACCGTGGTTGACCTCCGTCCCGTAGTAGTCCTCGAGCTCGCGCTTGATGGCCAGGCCGTACATTGGCTCCTTCGCCAGGATGACCAGAATGTTGCGCTGAAACGCTGTAAGTTCGCGTGCGATACTCTGCTCGCCGGTGATTGCTTGTGCCTCTGACATGGATGTGCAAATGTCACCAAGATATTTAAGAGTTACCAACTATTCAATTTGCGCCAGTGCGCAATAACAGGTGCTACGCGGGGCAGAAGGCCCGTATGCGGGCGAATTTCGGTTCGTTCGACTCCCACGTGAAACACCAGCACATCGTGGCTCCACGGGATTACGAAAGTACTTTTTGATCGACCGCGGACCTGCCTGTATGGTCAATCTCTGGGAAGACCTCGAGACCGGACCGAACGCACCGGAAACGATCTACGCTGTCGTCGAGTGTCTCAAGGGCGAGCGAAACAAGTACGAGTACGACAAGGACGTGCCGGGCGTCGTCCTGGACCGAGTGCTCCACTCGAACGTCCACTACCCCTCGGACTACGGGTTCATCCCGCAGAGTTACTACGACGACGAGGATCCCTTCGACGTGCTCGTGCTCGTCGAGGACCAGACGTTCCCCGGCTGTATCATCGAGGCCCGTCCCGTCGCGCTCATGAAGATGGACGACGACGGCGAACAGGACGACAAAGTCGTCGCCGTCCCCGAGGAGGACCCCCGGTACGATCACATCCAGGACCTGGAGGACATCCCGCAACAGCAGCGTGACGAGATCGACGAGTTCTTCTCGACGTATAAGAACCTCGAGGAGGGCAAGGAAGTCGAGACACAGGGCTGGGAGGACAAGCAGGCTGCCTACGACGCGATCGAGCACGCCCAGGACCTCTACGAGGAGCACTTCGGATAGCGCACCCTCTCCGTTTTGCGGCCGTTCGTCGAGTGATACTCGAGAGTTATCTACACCGTTCGAACGATGCATTATGAGCATGGGTAATTTTATGCGTGTCGTTGACGTAGCTAGAGTCGAGATGGCGACCAACCAGCACCCGACTCACGACGCGGCGTCGGCGGACGACTCGACGGATGGAGCCGGAATGGCCCACCTGACGGTCGTGCCAACGAACTTCGACCCCGACGCGCCGAACCAGCGTCGAGATTGAATCGGCTGCAGTGGCGTCGATCGCTCTCGGCGGGATGCGAGGGCTCTATCGTTCTCGAAAACAGTGTCTCGAGAAGAACCTTCTTGTAGCCGGTCGAACTACGGACCCCCATGGGTCTGTTCGACCGATTGCGCGGCGATGAGAACCCGCGCGTCGCGTTTATCGGTATCGACGGTGTGCCGTACAGTCTGTTGACGAACAACCGCGATCGATTCCCCAACTTCGCCGCGCTCGCAGACGAGGGAACCGCGAGCGAGATCTCAAGCATCGTCCCTCCCGAATCGAGCGCCTGCTGGCCGGCACTCACGACTGGCGTCAACCCCGGTGAGACCGGCGTCTACGGCTTCCAGGACCGCGAGGTCGGCACCTACGAGACGTACGTGCCGATGGGACGAGAGGTACAGGCGACTCGCCTCTGGGACCGCGTAACGGAGGCGGGGCGCAAGGCAACCGTGTTCAACGTTCCCGTCACCTTTCCGCCACAGCGGGACGTCCAGCGGATGGTTTCGGGCTTTCTCTCCCCCGACCTCGAGAAGGCGGCCTTTCCCGACGACGTACGCGAGTACCTCGAGTCGATCGACTACCGCATCGACGTCAATCCGAAACTCGGCCACGAGGCGGACAAGACCGACTTCATCCAGGACGCCCACGAGACGCTCGACGCCCGCTTCGAGGCGTTCCAACACTACCTCGAGGCGGACGACTGGGACCTCTTCTTCGGCGTCTTCATGACGACCGACCGGGTGAACCACTTCCTGTTCAAGGACTACGAGCGCGACGGCGAGTACAGGGAGGAGTTCCTCGAGTTCTACGAGAAACTCGACGACTACATCGGGCGCATTCGCGGCCTCCTGCCGGACGACGTGACGCTGATCGTCGCCTCCGATCACGGATTCACCAGCCTCGACTACGAGGTCCACTTCAACGAGTGGCTCCACGAGGAGGGGTGGCTCTCCTTCGACACCGACAGCCCGGACGAACTGGGCGACATCGCCGACGAGACGCGCGCGTACTCGTTCATCCCCGGCCGCTTCTACCTCAATCTCGAGGGTCGAGAACCGCGCGGGTCGGTCCCACAGGAGGACTACGACGCGGTTCGCGACGAACTGAAGGCCATGCTCGAGAACCTTGAGGGTCCCGACGGTCGGAAGGTGGTCGACCGCGTCGTCGAGAAGGAGACGGCGTTCCGCGGCGACCACGACGACATCGCACCGGACCTCGTGGCGATTCCGGCTAAGGGCTTCGACCTCAAGTCGGGGTTCAAAGCCGACAGCGACATCTTCACCACGGGCCCGCGTAACGGGATGCACAGCTTCGACGATACCAGCCTCTTCATCGACGACCCCGAGGCCACCATCGAGGACGCTGACCTCTACGACGTCGCCCCGACGATCCTCGACCTGCTCGAGGTCGACGTCAAGCGGTCGGCCTTCGACGGTGCGAGCCTGGTATAGAGGGGCCAACAGCTCTCGTTACTGCGGATACCGACTACCGAACGGCATCACCGATCGACGAGCCACCGGTATCCATTTCGGAGCAGTTGCCCGATACCCAAGACCGTCGCCAGAATGCCACCGACGACGACGGTCGAGGCGACGAGATCGAACGACGGGAGGGGCGTGAATCGACCGAGTACGAGGAGAACGATCGCCACGGCCCAGACGGCCGACAGGCCAACGCCGCTCCAGGCGAGAATTCGAACGAGCGTCGATTGCATGGTCACCTGACGTGTCGTCGCAAGTATCGATATTGCGATTTGCCACTGATCAAACGATGTGTGGCCGTCACCTCGTGGAACGTTCCCGATCGATAGCGCGTTTTCGAATCCGTTTTGACGACCCCGGTGCTGGCTCGAGTATGCGCGACGCCACCGACGTGGAAGGCGAAGGTCAGGAGGAAGCGGAAACCGACGCCATCGACGACTCGAGCACCCTGACGGAGGTCGTCCACGCCCGCGGCCACGAGCACGTCTCCGCCCGACACGCGAGCACCTTCGAGATCACGACCGACGACTACCTCACGCCAGCCGGCGACTGCATCCTCGCCATCGACGCCGACCGCGCCCCTGCCGACTTCGATCCGGACTTCGTCGAAGCCTGTCGGGACGCCAACGCGGTAATCACCGTCACCATCAAGGCCGCCGAACACACCGAGAGCGTGACGGGGCGAGGGGACCCCGACCTCGAGTTCGCCAGCGAGCGCAGTGCCGTCGGACGAACCAGTGAGTACGTCGACGAGCGGACGGTCCTGTTCGAGGCTGACTTCGCCGCCGAGGGGTTCGACCGCGACCTGGTGGCAGCCCTCGCCGACGGCACTGACGCGCGGGTGACGTTTACCGTGTCACCGGAGTGATCAACGAACCCGAGGGTCAGTCTCGACCCGATTGCTGTCCATCGACCGGCGCGTCCTGGAGCGGTGGCCGTTCCTCGCTCGAGCACGCGGTTTCGGGGATCGGGGACCGAAGGGCTACCAGCGGGAGTGCGAACGCGAGAAAGCCCCCACCGAGGAGCGCCAGTAACGTGATCGGCGAGGTCAGGTCCGCGACGAAGCCCGCGAGCGGTTTCAACGGGACGCGCACGAGTGCGTATCCCATCGACGCGGCGCTGAGGACGGTGGCGCGACCGACCGACGCCGACCGGTCGTTGAGGTACTGATTGACCAGCGGTTCGTACAGAGCTCGAGCCCCCTTCATCCCGAAGAAGACGGGAATGGCGAGTACCGGAACGACGGCAGGGGCAAGCACGGTCGCGGCGGTCACCACCGGGACCGTCAGCAGCGCCGTGCGGAGGCCCACCAAGGATCGAACGGTTTCCGCGTGATAACTCGTGATAGCCGCGAGGACGGCGAATCCAGCGTAGAGGAATCCGAGCGCAGCTTCCTCCGGCAGGGATCCGGCGAGGGTCGACACTGGCGATGCGTCGTTCAACACGTCGACGGTGATCGGCTGAATGTAGGTGTCTGCCACGTTGACCAGCGCGAAAAACAGGGCGACGAGTGGGACGAAGACGCGAAACGATGGGCCCGCGAACAGCCGTCGAAGCATCGAGAGCGTCTCGAGTACGCCAGGAGAGTCCGCCACGTTCGTCTCACTGGTGCCATCGAACTGGGCGTTCTTCGGCATGGTGAGCACCACGGCCACGCCAGCGCCGTTGAGCGCTGCCGAAGCGAGAAACGGATAGGTCGGCTCGATCGCGTACAGGAAGCCGCCACCGATCATCGTCACCGCGGAGACCCACTGGTGGACCGACCCGCCTCGACCACGGATGCGAGTGAAATCCGCCTCGGTTCCCTCGTCGTCTTTCGCTCGAAGCGTCTCGTAGAGCCAGGCGTCCGCGGTTCCGGACTGAAACGCGAGCGAGACCGACCAGACGGCGTAGAGAACCAGAAACGAGAGGAACGAATCGGCGACGACGAACCCGGCAATAGACAGCGTCATCGCCGCCATTCCAATCGCAAGCGCGTTTCGACGACCGAGTCGGTCCGCGACGTAGCCCGTCGGCACCTCGAGGACGACGACGAGCAGCGCCGAAACGGCCCCGAGCGTCCCGATCTGGGCGAAGGTGAGATCCTTCCAGAGCAAGAACAGGGTGAACACCGGCCAGATGAAGCCGACCGAATCGGTAGCCTGAAAGAGATAGTACCTGGCGATGGGCGCGGAAATTTCGGTTCGACTCATCTGCGTCGTGGGATGGACGTACCGATAGCACTTAGGCGATTCCGGTTACAAATTTTTGTAATATATCTGCATTATTTGGCACGCGACCGCCACCGTTTAACCGTGTACTGCTCGAGCAGATCAGACACACGTCACGCACGGTCCTCGAGCGGAGTCGCGACTGACGGCACCAGCGAGACGACAGCACGTCTTCACGCGTGCTCGGCCGGTCTCACCGCATCCCGTCGGGGAGGTCCTGCGTCGGCGGCCGACCGACAGTGCGACAAATTCCGTCCAGAAGCAACAGCAGACTCTCTTTGTGACGAGGCTTGTTGTAGTGAATCGACGTCGGAGCGATCCCGTACCGATCGTACTCCTCGAACGCGTCCGGCGGCACCGTCTCGTGTTCGGTTACGTCCTTGCGGAGTTCGACTGCGAGAGCGTGTAAATGGATGAGTTCCTGTTTACGCATTCCATCGATTCCTCTCACGCAGATTCGTTCGGCTGGCCGATCTGTGGGTCTCCCTCGTAAATTCGAACGGTTCCGTCGGAACCGATGGTGATGGTGTAGCCCTCGTGTTCGAATTCGACATTGACCGTCGAATCGTGCGCGCTCGCGTGACGCAGCAGCGTCACGACCGATTCCAGTTCGACGGATTCGTACAACGGTCCGACGTCGGTCTCGGGCACCTCCTCGAGGGCCGCGATTGCCTGGACGAGTTCTCCCGTCAACGCGTCCGTTTCGTCGTCCGTCGAGTCGAGTCCCATCTCTCCTTGGGGTGCGTGATCGAGTTGACTGCTCATGTCTCCAGATAGCGGGCCAACGAACACCTATGAAAGCGGTGTCCCTAAATGTCGAGGTATATCCGTCGTTATCGTTTCGCGAAACAATTTCACCAGGGGAAACTGAAATTATAGCCGCTGTAAACGGGACGGAGAACGCTTCTCGAACACGAACTGGATTTTGGGTCGGAAAACGCGAACCCCTATCGACTTTCGGACGAAGAGGCGAGCGCACCCTCGCCGATCTCCTCCAGGACGTGTTCGTGAAACGCTTGCAAGACGGCGCTCTCGTCTTCGGCCAGCACCACGTCGCTCGCTGAGAGCGTCGCCAGGCCGAACGCGCGCGGCGTCGGCGAGTCGACGAGCCGTCTCGAGACCCCGAGTTCGCCCGACTGGAGGCGAGAGACGATGCCTTCGATCTCTGTGACGTTCAACTTGTCCTCGAGGAGTTCGCGGTAGGTTTCCTCGATGACGGCGAAGTCCTCGAGGCCCTCGGCGAACCCGAGCAGCATCTCGCTCGAGACCTGTTGCTCGCTGGCGGACTTCTCGTAGCCCTTGTACCGCTTGAGGATCATCAATGAGCGCGTGGCGTTGATCCGGAAGTACCGCTGGAGGAGGTCGGTTCCCGACAGCGCGCTTCGCAGGTCCGGGCGCACGTCGTCGGCCTCGAGGTCGTCGAGAATACCCTCGAGATCGACCTTCCGGTTCAGGGGCATCGAGAGGACGAACCCGTTGTCGGCGACGGCGACGCGGACGTCCGCCGTCGCCTCCTGGGCACACCGGTAGGCGAGCAGTCTCGAGAGGCCGTCGTTGACGCGACGGCCGTAACAGGAGTGGACGTAGTAGTGGCGCTCGTACTCGTCGCGGTCGCGTTCGACCTCGATGGCGAGCCGATCGGGCGTGCTCACGCTCCCGACGCCCGCGTAGCGAATCTGGTAGTCGAACAGTCGGGACAGCGCACGGACGCTCGAGTCGTCCAGCGGGAACTGGCGAAGCCAGGCGCGGACGCGCGAGGAGCCGCCCTCGTCGTAGTGCTCGAGGAGCGTCCGCTGGAACGCGAGGATCTCGCGGCCCATGTCCGAGGAGAGCGGCAGGCGCTCGGAGTACCAGGACGGCACCGTCGGCCGTGCCCTCGTCCGGTCGACGTACACCTTCGATCCGCGCCGGTAGCGGTACTCGAAGTGATCGCCGCCGAGGACGAACACGTCGCCCTTCTCGAGAGTGTCCAGGTAGCCCTCGTCGAGCTGGCCGACCCACGCGCTATCGGCGCGCGTGTAGACGTCGCAGGTGAATGAGTCCGGAATCGTACCGACGTTGGTCATGTAGATGACGCGGGCGAGTCGACCACGTTTGCCCATCAGCACCTCGCCGACGGGGTACTCGGGGTAGTGGTGCTCGCCGTCGGGCGGATCGTTCGCGTCCCGCCAGACCTTCGCGTAGACGTTCCGGTCCTCCATACCGGCGTACTCGGCCGTGAGGTACGCCAGGAGTTGCTCCCAGTCGTCGTCGCCGTAGCGCCGGTAGGGATACGCCCGCCGCAGGATCTCGAGCACCTCCCGTTCCGGTCGAATCTCGGCGATCGCCATCCCGTAGACCTGCTGGGCGGCGACGTCCTGGGCGTTCTCGGGGATCGACACGGAGTCGACAAAGCCCTCCTGGGCCTTCTTGAGCATGACCGCACACTCGAGCAACTCGTCCCGGTCGAGGGCGATCACTCGACCCGTGACGGTCTGGCCGACCCGGTGGCCCGCCCGTCCGACGCGCTGGAGCAACGCGGCGACGGACTTCGGCGAGCCGACCTGTACGACGAGGTCGACGTGGGGCATGTCGATGCCCAGTTCGAGGCTGGTCGAGGACGTCACCACGTTCAGGTCGCCCGCTTTGAGCTTTCCTTCGACCCGATGACGAACGTCCTTCGAGAGGCTCCCGTGGTGACACCCCGAGTTGTCCTCGTCGTAGGCGTCGAACCGCTCGCGAAGCGTGTGCAACACGCGCTCGGCACCCGAACGCGTGTTCGTGAAGACCAGCGTATTGGTGTGATTCTGGATGTGCTCGTGTAAGAGTCGGTAGAACCGGTCCTGGACGAGGTCTCGCGAGGTGTTGATCAGGTCGTCGGCAGGGCACTCGAGGCGGAGGTCGAACTCGCGGGCGAAGCGGGCGTCGACGATGTCGTAGTCTCGGGGGGTTCGTTCACCCTCGGGTTCCAAATCGGTCTCCGAATCGACCGCAGAATCGGCGCCGGATCCCGGCTCGCTCGACGGTTCACAGCCGACCAGAAATTCTGCGACCTGCGAGAGAGGCTCGATTGTCGCCGAACAGCCGATCCGCGTGACGTCGTGATCGACCAGTGCCTCGAGTCGCTCGAGGCTCACCGAGAGGTGCGTCCCGCGTTTGTTCGCCGCCAGCGAGTGAATCTCGTCGACGATGACGTACTCCACGTTACGCAGTTTCTCGCGGAACTTCGGTGCGTTGAGCAAGATCGCCAGCGTCTCCGGCGTCGTGTTGAGGACGTGGGGCGTCGTCTCGAGCATCGCCTGGCGCTCGCTCGAACTGGTGTCGCCGTGACGAATCGCGTGGCGAATCTCGCCCATCGAGTCGCCCCGCTCTTCGACGATCGATTCGATTCCCTCGAGCGGGACCTCAAGGTTCCGGTGGATGTCGTTGGCCAGCGACTTCAGCGGCGAGACGTACAGACAGTACACCGCGTTCTCGAGTCCGTCGCCGTCCCGGTCGCGCTTGAAGAGTTCGTCGATAATCGCCGTAAACGACGCCAGCGTCTTCCCGGAGCCTGTCGGCGCACAGATCAGCGTGTTCGTTCCCGCGTGAATCTTCGGGATGGCGCCGCGCTGTGGTGGGGTGAAGAACCCGCCGTTCTCGGGGACGTACTCGCCGAACGCCTCGAGCCACCACGCCTGAACTGCCGGCTCGAGTAACTCGAAGACGTCCCAGTCAGCGACGTCTGCCGACTCGAGTGCGGGCGGCAACGACGGGCTCGTCGAGTGCGACGACTCGTCCCCATCCATCGTCAGTCACTGGGGCCCGGTCGCCTAAGAGGGTTTGGTCAGCGGGGTGAAAGTGAACGGCTACAGTTCGAGCCACTCACTCTGGACGTTGTAGTCACGAAGGTGCCACCGTTGTTCGACGCGACCGTCGCGGCGTCGGACCTCGACGACCGCGTCGAACAGCGGTTCGAACAGGTTGACCGCGTCGTGATCGCGCGCCAGCGGGAGGTGAAAGTGGCCCATTCCCGTCGTACTTTTGACGGTGGTGGTCGTGATGTGGAGCAGTTTGAACACGTCCTCGGGGTCATACTCGCTCAGCAACGGGACGATCGAGTCGACGCAGACACGCAGTTCGGCAGGATCGAGCCCGTCTTCCGTCGACTCGATTTCTCGAATCGCGTCAATGACGTCCGTTCCGAGGGTAGCGAGCGGCTGACCGGCCATATCGATGGTCGGTTCCTGTGCTGGTTGGACGGTGTGTTCGATGTGACGCGTCCGTGCGTCCGTGGACTCACAGACACAGCCGTGGCCGCGGTACGTCGCGTCTCGAGCCGTCACGGCGAGCCGATGGCGTTCGCTATCGGTGTGCGTCCCGAGCAAGCGCTGACACGCGACTTCGTGTGCCGCTTGCTCGCTGCTCCCGACGACCAGTACAGTACTTCCGTTCCGTTTGAGTCGGTCGAGCGCCTGCGCGAAGGTGACGCCGTCTGACACACCGGTACCTGACTCAGTCTGCATCCATTTACAGCCTCACCGCCGACCGCAATAAACATTGTGGTCGTTATTCATCTAAGTAAGTTCATCTCGAACAAAATCCGTTCCGTGAATCCGACGTATAATTCGTCGGGAGAGACCCAATCGGCCATTTTTTCACGAAGGGCCACGCAGTGGTCGCATGGACGACCGCGACGACCGTAACGACCGCGACGACCTCGCCGAAGCGCTTCGGGAGTTGAGCGCGACGCTGAACGCGCTCCGCGACGAACTCGAGGACGGCGCTCGATCCCGGAACCGCCGCCGACGGCAATTCCCGTTGCGGCCGCCGACGCCGGGCGAACTCGCTCGGTTCGGTGACGAAGTCGCGATTCCAGCCCTGATCACCACCCTCGAGGCGAACATCCGTGCGCTCGAGGCTCTCAGGCGCGGACTAAAGATCGCTCGAGGCCAGCGAGCGGTTCGCGACGCCGCGACGGACGCCGCCGATCGGACGGTCGACCGCTCGAGCGAACTCCGGGAGACCACGCTCACGCACCTCGACCGCGCGCTTCGAGAGCTGCAGGACGCCGTCTCGGGCGACGCCGACGAAGTCGGGGTCGAGGTCGACGACCGGACACGAACGTTGCTCGAGGATGCCAGACGGCTTCGCGACGATATCGACCAGCGACTGGCAGAGCGCGTCAACCGGGGAGGAGAATCTGGGTCGAACTCGAGATCTCAGCCCTACCGGATCGACATTCAGTCCGGGGACGACAACCAGCGACCCGCGAGTGACCAGCGGTTTGTGAGGAACGAGGATGGAGATCGCGACGACGGCGACGACCTCCCAGAGGAATCCACCGACCCCGGCGTCGACGTCGACGCCGAACTCGAGACGTTGCGAGACCGGTATGGCGCCTCGAACGAGGACGAAACGGACGAATCCTCGCCGGCAGGGAAGGACGGCGACTCGGCGGACGACGGCTCGAGTAACGGTTCGATTGACGACGAAGGAAACGGCAACGAAAACAACGGAGACGACAGAGACGGCAGAGACGAAGACGCCGACGACTAGGTCCGCAAGCGAGCGACCACTCAGACCGGTTCGAACCGGTAGCCGTCCCACGCCTGACTCTCGGTCACTTTGATCCCCACACCTGGTTCTCGAAGTTCCTCGACGTAGACCGGCTGAACCTCGTCGCCGGTCTCGACGTCCCCGGTCGTGAGCTGACCCAGGGCGCGAACGGGCGGCTGGTCGACCTCGAGCGCGTCCTCGAGGTCGAACTCGACGATGGCCAGGTGATTCGGTTCGCGGACGCCGGGCGGGGTGGCCGTGCTCGTCG from Natronosalvus rutilus includes:
- a CDS encoding alkaline phosphatase family protein produces the protein MGLFDRLRGDENPRVAFIGIDGVPYSLLTNNRDRFPNFAALADEGTASEISSIVPPESSACWPALTTGVNPGETGVYGFQDREVGTYETYVPMGREVQATRLWDRVTEAGRKATVFNVPVTFPPQRDVQRMVSGFLSPDLEKAAFPDDVREYLESIDYRIDVNPKLGHEADKTDFIQDAHETLDARFEAFQHYLEADDWDLFFGVFMTTDRVNHFLFKDYERDGEYREEFLEFYEKLDDYIGRIRGLLPDDVTLIVASDHGFTSLDYEVHFNEWLHEEGWLSFDTDSPDELGDIADETRAYSFIPGRFYLNLEGREPRGSVPQEDYDAVRDELKAMLENLEGPDGRKVVDRVVEKETAFRGDHDDIAPDLVAIPAKGFDLKSGFKADSDIFTTGPRNGMHSFDDTSLFIDDPEATIEDADLYDVAPTILDLLEVDVKRSAFDGASLV
- a CDS encoding inorganic diphosphatase, with the protein product MVNLWEDLETGPNAPETIYAVVECLKGERNKYEYDKDVPGVVLDRVLHSNVHYPSDYGFIPQSYYDDEDPFDVLVLVEDQTFPGCIIEARPVALMKMDDDGEQDDKVVAVPEEDPRYDHIQDLEDIPQQQRDEIDEFFSTYKNLEEGKEVETQGWEDKQAAYDAIEHAQDLYEEHFG
- a CDS encoding ATP-dependent helicase — its product is MDGDESSHSTSPSLPPALESADVADWDVFELLEPAVQAWWLEAFGEYVPENGGFFTPPQRGAIPKIHAGTNTLICAPTGSGKTLASFTAIIDELFKRDRDGDGLENAVYCLYVSPLKSLANDIHRNLEVPLEGIESIVEERGDSMGEIRHAIRHGDTSSSERQAMLETTPHVLNTTPETLAILLNAPKFREKLRNVEYVIVDEIHSLAANKRGTHLSVSLERLEALVDHDVTRIGCSATIEPLSQVAEFLVGCEPSSEPGSGADSAVDSETDLEPEGERTPRDYDIVDARFAREFDLRLECPADDLINTSRDLVQDRFYRLLHEHIQNHTNTLVFTNTRSGAERVLHTLRERFDAYDEDNSGCHHGSLSKDVRHRVEGKLKAGDLNVVTSSTSLELGIDMPHVDLVVQVGSPKSVAALLQRVGRAGHRVGQTVTGRVIALDRDELLECAVMLKKAQEGFVDSVSIPENAQDVAAQQVYGMAIAEIRPEREVLEILRRAYPYRRYGDDDWEQLLAYLTAEYAGMEDRNVYAKVWRDANDPPDGEHHYPEYPVGEVLMGKRGRLARVIYMTNVGTIPDSFTCDVYTRADSAWVGQLDEGYLDTLEKGDVFVLGGDHFEYRYRRGSKVYVDRTRARPTVPSWYSERLPLSSDMGREILAFQRTLLEHYDEGGSSRVRAWLRQFPLDDSSVRALSRLFDYQIRYAGVGSVSTPDRLAIEVERDRDEYERHYYVHSCYGRRVNDGLSRLLAYRCAQEATADVRVAVADNGFVLSMPLNRKVDLEGILDDLEADDVRPDLRSALSGTDLLQRYFRINATRSLMILKRYKGYEKSASEQQVSSEMLLGFAEGLEDFAVIEETYRELLEDKLNVTEIEGIVSRLQSGELGVSRRLVDSPTPRAFGLATLSASDVVLAEDESAVLQAFHEHVLEEIGEGALASSSESR
- a CDS encoding DUF7547 family protein, coding for MDDRDDRNDRDDLAEALRELSATLNALRDELEDGARSRNRRRRQFPLRPPTPGELARFGDEVAIPALITTLEANIRALEALRRGLKIARGQRAVRDAATDAADRTVDRSSELRETTLTHLDRALRELQDAVSGDADEVGVEVDDRTRTLLEDARRLRDDIDQRLAERVNRGGESGSNSRSQPYRIDIQSGDDNQRPASDQRFVRNEDGDRDDGDDLPEESTDPGVDVDAELETLRDRYGASNEDETDESSPAGKDGDSADDGSSNGSIDDEGNGNENNGDDRDGRDEDADD
- a CDS encoding MFS transporter is translated as MSRTEISAPIARYYLFQATDSVGFIWPVFTLFLLWKDLTFAQIGTLGAVSALLVVVLEVPTGYVADRLGRRNALAIGMAAMTLSIAGFVVADSFLSFLVLYAVWSVSLAFQSGTADAWLYETLRAKDDEGTEADFTRIRGRGGSVHQWVSAVTMIGGGFLYAIEPTYPFLASAALNGAGVAVVLTMPKNAQFDGTSETNVADSPGVLETLSMLRRLFAGPSFRVFVPLVALFFALVNVADTYIQPITVDVLNDASPVSTLAGSLPEEAALGFLYAGFAVLAAITSYHAETVRSLVGLRTALLTVPVVTAATVLAPAVVPVLAIPVFFGMKGARALYEPLVNQYLNDRSASVGRATVLSAASMGYALVRVPLKPLAGFVADLTSPITLLALLGGGFLAFALPLVALRSPIPETACSSEERPPLQDAPVDGQQSGRD
- a CDS encoding HalOD1 output domain-containing protein, with amino-acid sequence MSSQLDHAPQGEMGLDSTDDETDALTGELVQAIAALEEVPETDVGPLYESVELESVVTLLRHASAHDSTVNVEFEHEGYTITIGSDGTVRIYEGDPQIGQPNESA
- a CDS encoding UPF0058 family protein is translated as MRKQELIHLHALAVELRKDVTEHETVPPDAFEEYDRYGIAPTSIHYNKPRHKESLLLLLDGICRTVGRPPTQDLPDGMR
- a CDS encoding nucleic acid-binding protein; the protein is MTMEAYRYADGTIGFPGHHLGPDGEEPVDTVDLSEFTATVVTWTTSTATPPGVREPNHLAIVEFDLEDALEVDQPPVRALGQLTTGDVETGDEVQPVYVEELREPGVGIKVTESQAWDGYRFEPV
- a CDS encoding DUF371 domain-containing protein, which produces MTEVVHARGHEHVSARHASTFEITTDDYLTPAGDCILAIDADRAPADFDPDFVEACRDANAVITVTIKAAEHTESVTGRGDPDLEFASERSAVGRTSEYVDERTVLFEADFAAEGFDRDLVAALADGTDARVTFTVSPE
- a CDS encoding DUF7504 family protein, which translates into the protein MQTESGTGVSDGVTFAQALDRLKRNGSTVLVVGSSEQAAHEVACQRLLGTHTDSERHRLAVTARDATYRGHGCVCESTDARTRHIEHTVQPAQEPTIDMAGQPLATLGTDVIDAIREIESTEDGLDPAELRVCVDSIVPLLSEYDPEDVFKLLHITTTTVKSTTGMGHFHLPLARDHDAVNLFEPLFDAVVEVRRRDGRVEQRWHLRDYNVQSEWLEL
- a CDS encoding PadR family transcriptional regulator — translated: MSEAQAITGEQSIARELTAFQRNILVILAKEPMYGLAIKRELEDYYGTEVNHGRLYPNLDELVDLGLVEKSELDKRTNQYELTDDGYEAVLDGLEWSLSKVVTGDDRADEIGEIIENSY